A stretch of Nymphalis io chromosome 29, ilAglIoxx1.1, whole genome shotgun sequence DNA encodes these proteins:
- the LOC126779746 gene encoding histone H2A, producing MSGRGKGGKVKGKAKSRSNRAGLQFPVGRIHRLLRKGNYAERVGAGAPVYLAAVMEYLAAEVLELAGNAARDNKKTRIIPRHLQLAIRNDEELNKLLSGVTIAQGGVLPNIQAVLLPKKTEKKA from the coding sequence ATGTCCGGTCGCGGTAAAGGAGGCAAAGTCAAGGGGAAGGCAAAGTCACGTTCCAACCGTGCCGGTCTTCAGTTTCCCGTCGGACGTATACACAGACTGCTGAGGAAGGGTAACTACGCGGAGCGCGTCGGTGCCGGTGCACCGGTATACCTCGCGGCCGTCATGGAATACCTCGCCGCCGAAGTTCTCGAGTTGGCCGGCAACGCTGCCCGCGACAACAAGAAGACTAGGATTATACCGAGACATCTTCAGTTGGCGATCCGTAACGACGAGGAGCTTAACAAGTTACTCTCGGGCGTGACGATCGCACAAGGCGGCGTCCTCCCCAACATCCAAGCCGTTCTGCTGCCCAAGAAGACCGAGAAGAAGGCATAA
- the LOC126779747 gene encoding histone H2A translates to MSGRGKGGKVKGKAKSRSNRAGLQFPVGRIHRLLRKGNYAERVGAGAPVYLAAVMEYLAAEVLELAGNAARDNKKTRIIPRHLQLAIRNDEELNKLLSGVTIAQGGVLPNIQAVLLPKKTEKKA, encoded by the coding sequence ATGTCCGGTCGCGGTAAAGGAGGCAAAGTCAAGGGGAAGGCAAAGTCACGTTCCAACCGTGCCGGTCTTCAGTTTCCCGTCGGACGTATACACAGACTGCTGAGGAAGGGTAACTACGCGGAGCGCGTCGGTGCCGGTGCACCGGTATACCTCGCGGCCGTCATGGAATACCTCGCCGCCGAAGTTCTCGAGTTGGCCGGCAACGCTGCCCGCGACAACAAGAAGACTAGGATTATACCGAGACATCTTCAGTTGGCGATCCGTAACGACGAGGAGCTGAACAAGTTACTCTCGGGCGTGACGATCGCACAAGGCGGCGTCCTCCCCAACATCCAAGCCGTTCTGCTGCCCAAGAAGACCGAGAAGAAGGCATAA
- the LOC126779732 gene encoding histone H1-like, protein MADTAVATEAPAPATPAKKPKASAVAAAGGGAAAAKKPKAKPTHPKTSEMVNSAIKELKERSGSSLQAITKYIAAQYKVDSEKLAPFIRKYLKSAVESGALIQTKGKGASGSFKLESKTSASKKPAGSGAGSGSGGGGGGGGKAASSAASGKSKKATSAPVGGGKGGGAAGKKAAAGGASSGTAASSPSKSKAKATIKDKKAAAAKKKPAAAAAKKAAAAAAPSKAKGAASKAKKSAKPPTKKPKAPKPKKAAAAAPKSKPAAKKAAAAKK, encoded by the coding sequence atggcCGACACAGCTGTAGCAACCGAAGCGCCAGCACCGGCGACCCCTGCGAAGAAACCCAAGGCGTCCGCGGTCGCCGCCGCCGGCGGTGGCGCCGCCGCCGCCAAGAAACCGAAAGCGAAACCTACTCACCCTAAAACGTCGGAAATGGTGAACAGCGCCATCAAAGAGTTGAAGGAACGTAGCGGTTCTTCGCTTCAGGCGATCACGAAATACATCGCGGCTCAATACAAAGTCGATTCGGAAAAATTGGCTCCCTTCATCAGAAAGTATCTGAAGAGCGCCGTAGAATCGGGCGCGCTCATACAGACCAAGGGCAAGGGCGCATCGGGTTCGTTCAAGCTGGAATCGAAAACGTCGGCTTCGAAGAAACCCGCGGGCTCCGGAGCGGGAAGCGGGtccggcggcggcggcggaggCGGCGGCAAGGCCGCGTCCTCGGCGGCTTCGGGTAAATCGAAGAAGGCCACGTCCGCTCCGGTCGGCGGCGGCAAGGGCGGCGGCGCCGCGGGCAAGAAAGCGGCCGCCGGCGGTGCTTCGTCCGGCACGGCGGCGTCTTCGCCGTCCAAATCTAAGGCGAAGGCTACGATTAAGGACAAAAAAGCGGCAGCGGCTAAAAAGAAAccggccgccgccgccgccaagAAGGCCGCCGCGGCCGCCGCTCCTTCGAAGGCGAAGGGTGCCGCGTCGAAGGCGAAGAAGAGTGCGAAGCCGCCGACCAAGAAACCTAAAGCACCGAAACCGAAGAAGGCAGCCGCCGCTGCACCGAAGTCGAAACCGGCGGCTAAGAAAGCGGCCGCCGCTAAAAAGTAA
- the LOC126779763 gene encoding histone H4 — protein MTGRGKGGKGLGKGGAKRHRKVLRDNIQGITKPAIRRLARRGGVKRISGLIYEETRGVLKVFLENVIRDAVTYTEHAKRKTVTAMDVVYALKRQGRTLYGFGG, from the coding sequence ATGACCGGTCGCGGTAAAGGTGGAAAAGGTCTGGGGAAAGGTGGCGCGAAGAGACACAGGAAAGTGCTCCGTGATAACATCCAAGGTATCACGAAACCGGCCATCCGTCGTCTCGCACGCAGAGGTGGTGTGAAACGTATATCCGGTCTGATATACGAGGAGACTCGCGGTGTGCTCAAAGTGTTCCTCGAGAACGTCATCCGCGACGCCGTCACTTACACCGAGCACGCGAAGAGGAAGACCGTGACCGCCATGGACGTCGTGTACGCTCTGAAACGTCAGGGTCGTACTCTCTACGGTTTCGGcggttaa
- the LOC126779736 gene encoding histone H3-like: MARTKQTARKSTGGKTPRKQLATKAARKSAPATGGVKKPHRYRPGTVALREIRRYQKSTELLIRKLPFQRLVREIAQDFKTDLRFQSSAVMALQEASEAYLVGLFEDTNLCAIHAKRVTIMPKDIQLARRIRGERA; encoded by the coding sequence ATGGCTCGTACCAAACAGACGGCCCGAAAATCAACCGGCGGTAAGACGCCGCGGAAGCAACTCGCCACCAAGGCCGCTCGTAAGAGCGCTCCGGCCACGGGAGGTGTGAAGAAACCTCATCGTTACAGACCCGGTACGGTCGCTCTTCGTGAAATACGTCGCTATCAGAAGAGTACGGAACTTTTGATACGCAAGCTGCCGTTCCAGCGTCTTGTCCGTGAGATCGCACAAGACTTCAAGACGGATCTACGTTTCCAGAGTTCGGCCGTTATGGCGTTACAGGAAGCTAGCGAGGCTTACCTCGTCGGTCTATTCGAAGACACGAACCTGTGCGCTATCCACGCCAAGCGTGTAACGATCATGCCCAAGGATATTCAATTGGCGCGTAGGATCCGAGGAGAACGTGCTTAA
- the LOC126779753 gene encoding histone H2B, with product MPPKTSGKAAKKSGKAQKNISKSDKKKKKHKRKESYAIYIYKVLKQVHPDTGISSKAMSIMNSFVNDIFERIAAEASRLAHYNKRSTITSREVQTSVRLLLPGELAKHAVSEGTKAVTKYTSSK from the coding sequence atgcCGCCCAAGACTAGCGGAAAGGCCGCCAAGAAATCGGGCAAAGCTCAGAAGAATATCTCCAAATCGgataagaagaagaagaagcatAAGAGGAAGGAGAGCTACGCCATCTACATTTACAAAGTACTGAAACAGGTTCATCCCGACACCGGTATCTCGAGTAAGGCCATGTCGATCATGAACTCGTTCGTGAACGACATCTTCGAGCGCATCGCCGCCGAGGCTTCTCGTCTCGCTCACTACAACAAGCGATCGACGATCACATCGAGGGAGGTACAGACGTCGGTGAGGCTGCTTCTACCCGGCGAGCTCGCCAAGCACGCCGTGAGCGAAGGCACTAAGGCCGTAACGAAGTACACGAGCTCTAAGTAA